Below is a window of Caballeronia insecticola DNA.
TGTTGCGCAGGCCCGCCTCGGTGATCGGCGCTTCCGGGCGGAAGTCGAGCAGGTCGTGCGCGGTGACCTGCACGTCGGGGCGCTGCTTGTCGATCTGGTTCGGGCGGTCGCCGAGCACCTTGACGAACTCTTCCATCGCGAGCGGCACGAGGCCCGGGTGCGCGACCCAGCCGCCGTCGTAGCCGTCGGTGGCGTCGCGCGCCTTGTCGGAGCGCACGCCGCCCATCGCGCGGTCGTTCGCGGCCGGATCGTTCTTGATCGGGATCAGCGCGGACATGCCGCCGATCGCCGGTGCATTGCGCTTGTGGCACGTCTTCAGCAATTCGAGCGCGTAGGCGCGCATGAACGGCACGGTCATGGTGATCTGCGAGCGGTCGGCGAGACAGAAGTCCGGATCGTTCTTGAACTTCTTGATCGCCGAGAAAATGTAGTCCCAGCGGCCCGCGTTGAGGCCGGCGCTGTGCTCGCGCAGTTCGTACAGGATTTCGTCCATTTCGAAGGCGGCGAGAATGGTCTCGACCAGCACCGTCGCGCGAATCGTGCCGCGCGCAATGCCGATGCTTTCCTGCGCCGCGACGAAGATGTCGTTCCACAGACGCGCTTCCAGATGGCTTTCCATCTTCGGCAGATAGAAATACGGGCCGCTGCCGCGCGCGATCAGTTCCTTCGCGTTGTGAAAGAGAAAGAGCGCGAAATCGAACATGCCGCCCGACACGCGCTGACCGTCGACGGTCACGTGCTTCTCGTCCAGATGCCAGCCGCGCGGACGCACGATCAGCGTCGCGATTTTCTCGTTGAGCGTGTACGACTTGCCGTTCTGTTCGAGCGAAATCGTGCGGCGCACCGCTTCCTTGAGATTGATCTGGCCGACGATCTGGTTGTCCCAGTTCGGCGCGTTCGAATCCTCGAAGTCGGTCATGTAGGAATCCGCGCCGGAGTTGAGCGCATTGATGATCATCTTGCGCTCGACCGGACCCGTGATCTCGA
It encodes the following:
- the aceB gene encoding malate synthase A produces the protein MTQSSPSTHTLSLPQGMAIAADIKPGYDAILTPEALELVAKLHRQFEPRRQELLAARVERTKRLDAGERPTFLDATKSIREGDWTVAPLPKDLLCRRVEITGPVERKMIINALNSGADSYMTDFEDSNAPNWDNQIVGQINLKEAVRRTISLEQNGKSYTLNEKIATLIVRPRGWHLDEKHVTVDGQRVSGGMFDFALFLFHNAKELIARGSGPYFYLPKMESHLEARLWNDIFVAAQESIGIARGTIRATVLVETILAAFEMDEILYELREHSAGLNAGRWDYIFSAIKKFKNDPDFCLADRSQITMTVPFMRAYALELLKTCHKRNAPAIGGMSALIPIKNDPAANDRAMGGVRSDKARDATDGYDGGWVAHPGLVPLAMEEFVKVLGDRPNQIDKQRPDVQVTAHDLLDFRPEAPITEAGLRNNINVGIHYLGSWLAGNGCVPIHNLMEDAATAEISRSQVWQWIRSPKGTLDDGRKVTAAMAREITIDELEKIRQAVSASGADTKPYERAAKIFEEMSTSAQFTEFLTLPLYEEI